A window from Plectropomus leopardus isolate mb chromosome 21, YSFRI_Pleo_2.0, whole genome shotgun sequence encodes these proteins:
- the cul2 gene encoding cullin-2: protein MSLKPRVVDFDETWNKLLTTIKAVVMLDYVERATWNDRFSDIYALCVAYPEPLGERLYTETKVFLENHVRQLYKKVLESEEKVLVMYHRYWDEYSKGADYMDCLYRYLNTQFIKKNKLTEADLQYGYGGVDMNEPLMEIGELALDMWRRLMIEPLQAVLIRMLLNEIKNDRCGENPNQKVIHGVINSFVHVEQYKKKFPLKFYQEIFEGPFLTKTGEYYKQEASNLLQESNCSQYMEKVLGRLKDEEMRCRKYLHPSSYAKVIHECQQRMVADHLQFLHGECQSIIRQEKRDDMANMYTLLRAVSNGLPHMIQELQVHIHNEGIRGTSNLSQENMPTLFVESVLEVHSKFVQLINTVLNGDQHFMSALDKALTSVVNFREPKSICKAPELLAKYCDNLLKKSAKGMTENEVEDKLTSFITVFKYIDDKDIFQKFYARMLAKRLIHGLSLSMDSEEAMINKLKQACGYEFTSKLHRMYTDMSVSADLNNKFNNFIKTQETVVDLGISFQIYVLQAGAWPLTHVPSSTFAIPQELEKSVQMFELFYNQHFSGRKLTWLHYLCTGEVKMNYLSKPYVAMVTTYQMAVLLAFNNSQTVTYKELQDGTQMNEKELQKTIKSLLDVKMLNHDLQKEEIETESTFSLNMSFTSKRTKFKITTSMQKDTPQEMEQTRSAVDEDRKMYLQAAIVRIMKARKVLRHNALIQEVINQSKARFNPSISMIKKCIEVLIDKQYIERSQTSADEYSYVA from the exons ATGTCCTTAAAGCCGCGGGTGGTGGATTTCGACGAGACATGGAACAAGCTACTGACGACAATCAAGGCTGTTGTGATGCTCGACTATGTGGAGAGAGCCACGTGGAATGATCGGTTCTC TGACATTTATGCCTTGTGCGTTGCATACCCAGAGCCTTTGGGTGAGAGATTATACACAGAGACCAAGGTGTTTCTTGAAAATCATGTTCGGCAGTTATACAAG AAAGTCCTGGAGTCAGAGGAGAAGGTTTTAGTGATGTACCACAGATACTGGGACGAGTACAGCAAAGGAGCTGACTACATGGACTGCTTGTACAG GTATCTCAACACTCAGTTCATCAAGAAGAACAAACTAACAGAAGCAGACCTACAGTACGGCTACGGGGGAGTGGACATGAACGAGCCGCTCATGGAGATCGGAGAG TTGGCGTTAGATATGTGGAGAAGGCTAATGATCGAGCCCCTTCAGGCTGTCCTCATCCGGATGTTGCTTAATGAAATCAAAAA CGATCGTTGTGGCGAGAACCCCAACCAGAAGGTAATCCACGGGGTCATCAACTCCTTTGTTCATGTTGAACAGTACAAGAAGAAGTTTCCACTAAAG TTTTATCAGGAAATCTTCGAAGGGCCATTTCTGACAAAAACGGGAGAGTATTACAAACAGGAAGCCTCCAATCTGCTGCAAGAATCCAACTGCTCACAGTATATGGAGAAG GTTTTGGGTCGGTTGAAAGATGAAGAGATGAGATGTCGGAAGTACCTGCACCCCAGCTCCTATGCCAAAGTCATCCATGAATGCCAGCAGAGGATGGTGGCAGACCATCTGCAGTTCCTGCATGGGGAGTGCCAGAGCATTATTCGGCAGGAAAAGAGAGATG ACATGGCCAACATGTACACTCTGTTGCGGGCCGTGTCCAACGGGCTGCCCCACATGATCCAGGAGCTGCAGGTCCATATTCATAACGAGGGCATCCGAGGCACCAGTAACCTCTCTCAGGAAAAC ATGCCAACCCTGTTTGTGGAGTCAGTGCTAGAGGTTCACAGTAAATTTGTTCAGCTCATAAACACAGTTCTAAACGGAGATCAGCACTTCATGAGCGCACTCGATAAG GCTTTGACGTCTGTGGTGAACTTCAGGGAGCCCAAGTCCATCTGTAAAGCCCCTGAACTG CTGGCGAAATACTGTGACAATCTGCTGAAAAAGTCTGCAAAGGGAATGACAGAGAATGAGGTGGAGGACAAACTGACGAGCTTCATCACAGTGTTCAAGTACATAGACGACAAGGACATCTTTCAAAAG TTTTATGCCAGAATGCTAGCAAAGCGGTTAATACACGGTTTATCATTGTCAATGGACTCAGAAGAAGCCATGATCAACAAACTAAAG caaGCTTGTGGCTACGAGTTCACAAGCAAACTCCACAGAATGTACACAGACATGAGCGTGAGCGCTGACCTCAACAACAAGTTCAACAATTTCATCAAGACGCAGGAGACGGTGGTGGACCTCGGCATCAGCTTCCAGATCTACGTATTACAG GCTGGAGCCTGGCCTCTCACACACGTCCCCTCCTCCACATTCGCCATCCCTCAAGAACTAGAGAAGAGTGTGCAGATG tttgagttGTTCTATAATCAGCACTTCAGTGGGAGGAAGTTGACCTGGCTGCACTATCTCTGCACAG GTGAGGTGAAGATGAACTACCTGTCCAAGCCCTACGTTGCCATGGTGACCACCTACCAGATGGCTGTGCTGCTGGCCTTCAACAACAGTCAGACGGTGACCTACAAGGAGCTGCAGGACGGCACCCAGATGAACGAGAAGGAGCTACAGAAGACCATAAAGTCCCTGCTGGACGTCAAGATGCTTAACCACGACTTGCAAAAG GAGGAGATTGAAACCGAGTCCACGTTTTCATTAAATATGAGTTTCACCAGTAAAAGGACAAAATTCAAGATCACAACGTCAATGCAGAAAGACACACCACAG GAGATGGAGCAGACAAGGAGCGCCGTAGACGAGGACcgcaaaatgtatttacaagCTGCTATAGTGAGAATCATGAAGGCCCGCAAGGTGCTGCGACACAACGCCCTCATCCAGGAG GTCATCAATCAGTCCAAAGCCAGATTCAACCCAAGTATCAGCATGATCAAGAAGTGCATCGAGGTGCTCATCGACAAGCAGTACATCGAACGGAGCCAGACCTCAGCAGACGAGTACAGCTACGTGGCGTAG